Proteins found in one Sporosarcina sp. FSL K6-3457 genomic segment:
- a CDS encoding sugar-binding transcriptional regulator, whose translation MLSWEERRQLVKVANLYYVEGWTQQQIAKKIGVSRPVISKMLQKAKDVGIVEVYIKDENVHTVDLEKKLEEKFRLQDTVVVPATGLTPDMTRRAVGQAAGRYLAKHLASDVERLGISWGTTLAEVVKEYPFERRENMSVVPLVGGMGTKSVEIHANHLAYELAKKMNGKCCYLYAPAIVETEELKDRLVKMDDIAQVLEEGKNVQVAVIGIGNPHKGSTMKDIGYLQDADIQNLKKAGAIGDISSRFFDQDGTPIENNLNNRIIGLSLKDLRKIPYVIGVVEGAYKAESILAALQGGYVQTLIIDEETARALLN comes from the coding sequence ATGTTAAGTTGGGAAGAACGTCGTCAACTCGTTAAAGTTGCCAACCTATACTATGTGGAAGGCTGGACGCAACAGCAGATTGCAAAAAAAATTGGTGTTTCTCGTCCTGTCATTTCGAAAATGCTACAAAAGGCAAAAGATGTGGGAATTGTAGAGGTATACATAAAAGATGAAAACGTACATACAGTAGACTTAGAAAAAAAGCTTGAAGAAAAATTTAGGTTGCAGGATACGGTTGTAGTTCCGGCTACTGGCCTTACACCAGATATGACCAGGCGCGCAGTTGGTCAAGCGGCCGGACGTTATTTGGCCAAGCATTTAGCAAGTGACGTAGAAAGGCTTGGTATTTCTTGGGGAACGACGCTTGCAGAAGTTGTCAAAGAGTACCCTTTTGAGCGACGAGAAAATATGAGTGTGGTCCCTCTTGTCGGGGGGATGGGAACAAAAAGTGTGGAAATTCACGCTAATCATCTTGCTTATGAGCTTGCTAAAAAAATGAATGGCAAGTGTTGCTACTTATACGCGCCCGCCATTGTTGAAACGGAAGAGTTAAAAGACCGACTTGTAAAAATGGATGACATTGCCCAAGTATTAGAAGAAGGGAAGAATGTCCAAGTTGCTGTAATTGGTATCGGAAATCCGCATAAGGGATCTACGATGAAGGATATTGGTTATTTGCAAGATGCCGATATTCAAAATTTGAAAAAAGCTGGTGCTATTGGAGATATTAGCTCTCGCTTTTTTGATCAGGATGGTACGCCTATCGAGAACAATCTCAATAACCGAATTATTGGTCTGAGTCTGAAGGACTTGAGGAAAATCCCTTATGTCATTGGGGTTGTAGAAGGGGCGTATAAGGCGGAAAGTATTCTAGCTGCGCTTCAAGGCGGCTATGTGCAAACGCTAATTATTGATGAAGAGACTGCACGGGCTCTATTAAATTAA
- a CDS encoding BglG family transcription antiterminator, protein MYLDERSSLLLKDLIHNPDFKNKDLEEKYGLSRRQVSYSIEKVNGWLTMNDLPKIERTNNGFFIISVELLSYFKVDNQKELVRQQYNLSEKERVQLILLLILSKEDALSLIHLTSALLVSKNTVLNDLKLAQAMLHSHNLAVNYSRQSGYVMTGNELQKRKLLIDTIQIVLDNEHGEAIIEKITGVEKKKRQEVQRWLEQIEEQLNLTFTDERMKQLPYILTIILIRIKQKECIEAAFSIHYEELSDTKEYQAVELLLSTYGDIPREERLFITLNILASNVSASEVLADKIVPQLMKAVEEILVLFERNTCIELKEKEKLIQLIFIHMKPAYYRIKYQLTTSNMYTEKISTEFGELHYLIKQSLEPLQTLIGEPIPESEVVYLTMFIGGWLERQGDHIHYKTRAVVVCPNGLSVSKLMKNSLQKIFPEFLFLDSLSVREFHHFKLDYDLVFSPHMLPTEKKVYIVQQLPTEEEKLQLRKRVMQELYGYAPSVISVEEILSIVNKHQGRNNDSKLKKELQSFLEIKQATPTIRDLGKKVRPNLTDFITEEVITIVPAVSDWQEAIRLSAAPLIQNGSIEPEYVEEIIRDHNYEIPYMVLGKQVSIPHANPESGVNKTAMSLLCIKEGVSFSKQFHVHLVVVIAAKEKEKHIRGLFQLSKLALNDEEVYAIAQANSKKKIIDIMRTYEEEDEDDG, encoded by the coding sequence ATGTATCTAGATGAAAGAAGCAGTTTATTGTTAAAGGATCTAATTCATAATCCAGACTTTAAAAATAAAGATCTGGAGGAAAAGTATGGTCTAAGCCGACGCCAAGTGAGCTATAGCATTGAAAAAGTCAATGGCTGGTTAACGATGAACGATTTGCCGAAGATTGAACGGACAAATAATGGTTTTTTCATAATTAGTGTAGAGTTGTTGTCATATTTTAAGGTGGACAATCAGAAGGAGCTTGTCAGACAGCAATATAATTTGTCTGAGAAAGAACGAGTACAGCTTATTTTATTATTGATTTTAAGCAAAGAGGACGCTCTGTCGCTTATTCACCTTACAAGTGCCTTGCTGGTAAGTAAGAATACAGTATTAAATGATCTGAAATTAGCACAAGCGATGCTTCACTCACATAATCTTGCTGTCAACTACTCGCGCCAGTCTGGATATGTAATGACGGGGAATGAATTGCAAAAGAGAAAATTGCTGATAGATACGATACAGATTGTTCTTGATAATGAACATGGCGAAGCAATTATCGAAAAAATAACAGGTGTTGAAAAAAAGAAACGACAAGAAGTTCAGCGATGGCTTGAGCAGATAGAAGAGCAGCTGAATTTAACATTTACTGATGAAAGGATGAAGCAACTACCCTATATTCTTACGATTATCCTTATACGAATAAAGCAGAAAGAATGCATTGAAGCTGCTTTCTCTATTCATTATGAAGAACTTTCAGATACTAAAGAATACCAAGCTGTTGAATTACTGCTATCTACCTATGGTGATATTCCAAGGGAAGAGCGGTTGTTCATAACACTGAATATTCTAGCATCTAATGTTTCAGCTTCTGAAGTATTAGCAGATAAAATTGTTCCTCAATTAATGAAAGCTGTAGAAGAAATACTAGTGTTGTTTGAACGAAATACTTGTATTGAATTAAAGGAAAAAGAGAAACTCATTCAACTCATTTTTATCCATATGAAACCGGCATATTACCGGATTAAATACCAGCTGACAACTTCAAATATGTACACAGAAAAAATTAGTACGGAATTTGGAGAACTTCATTATTTGATAAAACAGTCGCTTGAGCCGCTACAAACATTAATTGGAGAACCGATACCAGAGAGTGAAGTTGTCTATTTAACGATGTTTATCGGTGGGTGGCTTGAGCGGCAGGGAGACCATATTCATTATAAAACACGAGCTGTGGTCGTCTGCCCGAATGGATTATCTGTTTCCAAGTTGATGAAAAATAGTCTGCAAAAGATTTTTCCTGAGTTTCTCTTTTTAGATTCTTTGTCTGTGCGAGAATTTCATCATTTTAAGTTAGATTATGATCTGGTCTTTTCGCCGCATATGCTGCCAACGGAGAAAAAGGTATATATTGTCCAACAACTACCGACGGAAGAAGAAAAATTGCAACTCAGGAAACGAGTCATGCAGGAGCTATATGGCTATGCGCCCTCCGTCATCAGTGTAGAAGAAATACTTTCTATTGTTAACAAGCACCAGGGGAGAAATAATGATTCGAAGCTAAAAAAGGAATTACAGTCATTTTTGGAAATAAAGCAAGCAACGCCAACGATACGAGACTTAGGAAAGAAGGTACGACCCAATCTGACAGATTTTATCACAGAAGAGGTTATTACAATAGTTCCTGCTGTTTCGGACTGGCAAGAAGCGATACGTCTTTCTGCAGCTCCACTCATTCAAAATGGCTCTATTGAACCGGAATATGTGGAGGAAATTATTCGTGACCACAATTATGAAATCCCGTATATGGTTCTGGGAAAACAGGTATCGATTCCACATGCAAACCCTGAAAGTGGTGTGAATAAAACGGCAATGAGCTTGTTATGTATAAAAGAGGGTGTATCGTTTTCGAAACAATTTCATGTTCATCTGGTTGTGGTAATAGCTGCGAAAGAGAAGGAAAAGCATATTAGAGGGCTGTTTCAGCTATCGAAACTTGCCCTTAATGATGAAGAGGTATATGCGATTGCACAGGCAAACAGTAAGAAAAAAATCATCGATATTATGAGAACGTATGAGGAAGAGGATGAGGACGATGGATAA
- a CDS encoding PTS sugar transporter subunit IIB, with protein MAKKILVSCGTAVATSTVVAKKVEEILGKKGYDVVVEQCKASEVPYKAAGADVIVTTTPISDAGDTPVIQTISFLTGVGIDDDIEKIIKYLN; from the coding sequence ATGGCTAAAAAAATACTTGTATCATGTGGGACAGCAGTTGCGACATCTACGGTTGTTGCAAAAAAAGTGGAAGAAATACTTGGGAAAAAGGGATACGATGTTGTTGTTGAACAGTGTAAAGCATCGGAAGTGCCTTACAAGGCGGCGGGTGCAGATGTGATTGTGACAACGACGCCTATCAGCGATGCCGGGGATACACCGGTTATTCAAACGATTTCGTTTTTAACGGGTGTTGGCATAGATGATGATATTGAAAAAATCATCAAGTATTTAAACTGA
- a CDS encoding sugar-binding transcriptional regulator: MGQNEQKLMVRTATLYYHEGWTQAQISKKIGMSRPIISRLLQKAKDTGIVEVFIKDETVHTVALEQQLEKFYDLDEAVVVPTSHAQGHTMKSAVASAAAYYAAKKARNISRLGISWGTTVSEFVKSYPYENRTDMHIVPLEGGMGRESIDIHANHLAYELAKKMQASCSYLYAPAIVDSEEVKNHFMEISDIKTVLQEGAQTEMAIIGVGNPHEDSTLEKVGYLQAEDAASLREAGAAGDVGFRFFNDNGELVDHPFNERVVGVDFEQLKEIPTVVAIADGTHKLRSLRGILASRIVDVLVIDEHSAVQLVKTKTNV, from the coding sequence ATGGGACAAAATGAACAGAAATTAATGGTGAGAACAGCCACCCTTTATTACCACGAAGGGTGGACGCAGGCACAAATTTCTAAAAAAATTGGCATGTCCCGGCCAATTATCTCTCGATTGCTTCAAAAAGCAAAGGACACAGGTATTGTAGAAGTGTTTATTAAGGACGAAACGGTGCATACAGTAGCGCTCGAGCAACAACTTGAGAAATTTTATGACCTTGATGAAGCGGTTGTTGTACCGACAAGTCACGCGCAGGGGCATACGATGAAAAGTGCGGTTGCCTCTGCAGCCGCTTATTATGCTGCAAAAAAAGCAAGAAATATTAGTCGTCTTGGAATCTCCTGGGGGACGACGGTGTCGGAGTTTGTAAAATCGTATCCGTATGAAAACAGGACAGATATGCACATTGTTCCTTTAGAAGGTGGAATGGGAAGGGAATCCATTGATATTCATGCGAATCATCTTGCGTATGAGCTAGCGAAAAAGATGCAGGCATCCTGTTCCTATTTATATGCGCCTGCAATTGTGGATTCAGAGGAAGTAAAGAATCATTTTATGGAGATTTCGGATATCAAGACGGTATTGCAAGAGGGTGCACAGACGGAAATGGCTATCATTGGTGTTGGTAACCCACATGAGGACTCGACACTTGAAAAAGTAGGTTATCTACAGGCGGAGGATGCTGCATCGCTGAGAGAAGCAGGCGCAGCTGGGGATGTAGGCTTTCGTTTTTTCAATGACAATGGTGAGCTAGTGGATCATCCGTTTAATGAACGGGTTGTTGGTGTTGATTTTGAACAATTGAAAGAGATTCCAACGGTGGTTGCGATTGCAGATGGTACGCATAAATTGAGAAGCTTGAGGGGCATTTTGGCGAGTCGGATTGTTGATGTGCTTGTCATTGATGAGCATTCTGCGGTACAACTTGTCAAAACAAAAACAAATGTTTAG
- a CDS encoding PTS galactitol transporter subunit IIC — MIKEAVDFVLDLGPTIMLPIIMLAFGLILKQGFNKSFRAALTIGIGFVGVNLVIGLLMEALGPATQAMVESLGLSLDILDVGWPIGAAMSFGTPVAPLMIPLILILNVILLSLNWTKTLNVDIWNFWHLIFAASIAYYAYDNMFLAIAVGLVVTAITLKLADWTAPAIEHHFGLKGVSMAHSETVNFAPLMYASNRIMDKIPGLNKLHADPETLKKRFGIFGEPLVMGLVLGVLIGLLGGYDAKGVMGLGVQMAAVLILMPRMVALLMEGLIPISEGARDYINRKYPGKNVYIGLDTAIVIGHPANMAVALLMVPITILLAVTLPYNNMLPFADLSVLPFTVVWAVAAARGNIIRGLINSVFALMIVFFIATNLAELATTMGRAVGFAFPEGASLISGIDLGSHILPWIILRLLDPSNPYFIAALGAALIYGLLWYWVRNDIRKQYAKEMGLEVQETNASVKK; from the coding sequence ATGATTAAAGAAGCAGTGGATTTCGTATTGGATTTAGGTCCGACTATTATGCTGCCAATTATCATGTTGGCGTTTGGCTTAATTTTGAAACAGGGGTTTAATAAATCTTTTCGTGCAGCACTGACAATTGGTATCGGTTTCGTTGGGGTGAATCTTGTGATTGGGCTTCTTATGGAAGCACTTGGACCTGCCACACAGGCAATGGTTGAATCACTCGGCCTTAGCTTAGATATTTTAGATGTAGGTTGGCCGATTGGTGCGGCGATGTCATTTGGAACGCCGGTTGCACCGCTGATGATTCCTTTAATTCTTATTCTAAATGTTATTTTGTTGTCCTTAAATTGGACGAAAACGTTGAACGTCGATATATGGAACTTCTGGCATTTGATTTTCGCGGCTTCTATTGCCTATTATGCCTACGATAACATGTTTCTGGCAATCGCTGTAGGTCTAGTTGTTACTGCAATTACGCTGAAGTTAGCAGACTGGACTGCGCCTGCGATTGAACATCATTTTGGCCTGAAGGGTGTCTCGATGGCGCACTCAGAAACGGTCAACTTTGCACCATTGATGTATGCATCCAATCGTATCATGGATAAAATTCCGGGGCTGAACAAATTGCATGCTGATCCTGAAACATTGAAGAAACGATTTGGTATTTTTGGTGAACCGCTTGTCATGGGTTTGGTACTTGGAGTTCTAATCGGTCTACTTGGCGGTTATGACGCTAAAGGGGTGATGGGGCTTGGTGTTCAAATGGCTGCTGTCCTCATTTTAATGCCGCGTATGGTAGCGCTTCTGATGGAAGGACTCATTCCTATTTCGGAAGGGGCTCGGGATTATATTAATCGAAAGTATCCTGGTAAAAACGTCTACATTGGACTTGATACTGCCATTGTCATTGGACATCCGGCGAATATGGCAGTTGCGCTTTTGATGGTGCCTATTACAATTTTGCTTGCAGTTACTTTGCCTTACAATAATATGTTGCCATTTGCTGATTTATCGGTGCTACCATTCACAGTAGTTTGGGCGGTTGCGGCTGCCCGCGGAAACATTATTCGTGGACTGATCAATAGTGTTTTTGCCTTAATGATTGTGTTCTTTATTGCGACAAACCTAGCAGAGCTAGCAACGACGATGGGACGCGCAGTTGGCTTTGCTTTCCCAGAAGGAGCATCGTTAATTTCTGGTATTGATTTAGGTTCACACATACTTCCATGGATTATTCTTCGTTTGCTCGATCCAAGTAACCCTTATTTCATTGCAGCACTTGGAGCAGCCCTTATTTATGGTTTGCTATGGTACTGGGTCCGCAACGATATTCGTAAGCAATATGCAAAAGAAATGGGTCTTGAGGTACAGGAAACAAATGCTTCAGTGAAAAAATAA
- the srlE gene encoding PTS glucitol/sorbitol transporter subunit IIB: MTEFKAVKVSKGSSGWGGPLVIQPDGEKKYIVSVTGGGIHPVAQHIADLTGAEAVDGFKTSIEKEKMACVIIDCGGTARCGVYPKMGVLTLNLTPTSPSGPLMKFIQEDNFVSGIKESDVELTEGAESSVMGTVHPKNAQELKAEAREKVAQMKDSKGEPRKQNIVEKIGRGMGGVIGILYQAARETIEQVMKNIIPFMALVSTLIGIILYTGIGDIIANFVSPLAGNIWGLLLLSVICAVPILSPLLGPGAVIAQVVGVLVGVEIGKGNIPPSLALPALFAINPQVGADFVPVGLTLGEAKPETVEVGVPAVLMSRLITGPLAVLIAYVFSFGLYE, from the coding sequence ATGACTGAATTTAAAGCGGTTAAGGTTTCAAAGGGCAGCAGTGGTTGGGGAGGTCCCCTTGTCATTCAGCCGGACGGGGAGAAAAAGTATATTGTTTCGGTGACGGGTGGAGGCATTCACCCAGTTGCTCAGCATATCGCCGATTTAACAGGTGCAGAAGCAGTGGATGGTTTTAAAACATCTATTGAAAAAGAGAAAATGGCTTGTGTAATCATTGACTGTGGTGGTACGGCACGTTGTGGTGTTTACCCTAAAATGGGTGTCTTAACATTGAATTTGACACCGACATCGCCATCAGGACCATTAATGAAGTTTATTCAAGAAGATAATTTCGTTTCGGGTATTAAAGAGTCCGATGTTGAACTGACAGAAGGAGCAGAATCATCTGTGATGGGGACTGTGCATCCCAAAAATGCACAAGAACTCAAAGCGGAGGCTCGTGAAAAAGTTGCTCAGATGAAGGACAGCAAGGGTGAACCACGCAAACAGAATATTGTAGAGAAAATTGGACGTGGCATGGGTGGTGTCATAGGGATTCTCTACCAAGCAGCTCGTGAAACGATTGAGCAGGTTATGAAAAATATTATCCCATTTATGGCGCTTGTTAGTACGCTAATCGGGATTATCCTTTATACAGGAATTGGCGATATTATCGCTAACTTTGTCTCTCCGCTAGCGGGAAATATTTGGGGATTATTGCTGTTATCTGTTATTTGTGCGGTTCCTATTTTGTCGCCATTGCTCGGTCCTGGCGCAGTTATTGCACAGGTTGTTGGTGTTTTGGTTGGAGTGGAAATTGGTAAGGGGAATATCCCGCCAAGCTTAGCTCTTCCAGCGTTATTCGCTATTAACCCACAAGTAGGTGCTGATTTTGTACCTGTAGGCTTAACACTTGGGGAAGCGAAACCAGAAACAGTTGAAGTGGGTGTACCAGCGGTTCTTATGTCGCGTCTAATTACAGGGCCATTGGCTGTATTGATTGCATATGTATTTAGCTTTGGTTTGTACGAATAA
- a CDS encoding SDR family NAD(P)-dependent oxidoreductase: MDNVLVIGGAAGIGREIALDFAKKGHQVAVADIDRTTLNTMIQQSSVEQNLHAFDVDVSSWESVSAMARQVIEKFGHVHTLVFSAGITKRLGLEEVDWALWKKTMAINLHGLFYSIKAISPYMMARKEGSIVIIGSGSAITGSGGGIQYYASKGGAFGLMRSLVKELGSYGINVNVIAPRVIQSQMLDALYPTAESKQAIMNEIPIGRLGKPSDISELVQYVSAKQAKYIHGQILVLDGGRTYQGK; the protein is encoded by the coding sequence TTGGATAATGTTCTTGTCATTGGAGGCGCAGCAGGAATTGGACGAGAGATTGCACTTGATTTTGCGAAAAAAGGCCATCAAGTCGCTGTTGCAGATATTGATCGAACGACATTGAATACGATGATCCAGCAAAGTTCAGTGGAACAGAATCTTCACGCATTTGATGTAGATGTTAGTTCGTGGGAAAGTGTATCAGCGATGGCGCGGCAGGTGATTGAAAAGTTTGGCCATGTTCATACACTTGTATTTTCAGCAGGCATTACCAAAAGGCTTGGCTTGGAGGAAGTAGACTGGGCTTTATGGAAAAAAACGATGGCTATAAATTTGCACGGCTTATTTTATAGTATAAAAGCAATAAGCCCTTATATGATGGCAAGAAAAGAAGGAAGTATTGTCATTATTGGATCGGGTTCCGCTATCACCGGCTCAGGCGGGGGAATACAATATTATGCCTCAAAAGGTGGAGCATTTGGATTGATGAGATCGCTCGTAAAGGAACTTGGTTCTTATGGCATCAATGTAAATGTGATTGCTCCAAGAGTAATTCAATCACAAATGCTTGATGCATTGTATCCGACAGCTGAGTCGAAACAAGCTATTATGAATGAGATTCCAATTGGTCGATTAGGAAAACCTTCGGATATATCTGAACTTGTGCAGTATGTAAGTGCCAAGCAAGCTAAGTATATTCATGGTCAAATCTTAGTATTAGATGGTGGAAGGACATATCAAGGGAAATAA
- a CDS encoding PTS sugar transporter subunit IIA, whose product MDNRITLNTQLVELQAEHESNEDVIRHLFEKLHSLHYVKESYLEAVLDREKEYPTGLPLTKTGVAIPHTDSEHVLKPTIAISVLNKPVTFSVMGSPETKIDVEIVLMLAISDPQKQISMLQRLMTVFQDEQAMELIKSAKREEEVVNLLNNQLQLNESA is encoded by the coding sequence ATGGATAACCGTATTACATTAAATACGCAGCTTGTGGAGTTGCAGGCAGAGCATGAATCAAATGAAGATGTTATTCGTCATCTGTTCGAAAAGCTTCATTCACTTCACTATGTGAAAGAATCTTATTTGGAAGCCGTTTTGGATAGAGAAAAGGAATATCCAACTGGATTACCGCTTACGAAAACGGGCGTAGCAATTCCGCACACTGATTCAGAGCATGTGTTGAAACCAACCATCGCCATAAGTGTATTGAACAAGCCTGTCACATTCAGTGTAATGGGTAGTCCTGAGACAAAAATTGATGTTGAAATTGTTCTCATGCTTGCGATTTCTGATCCACAAAAACAAATTTCGATGCTTCAGCGATTAATGACTGTTTTTCAGGATGAGCAAGCAATGGAACTAATTAAAAGTGCAAAAAGGGAAGAAGAAGTAGTGAATTTGTTAAATAATCAGCTCCAATTAAATGAGAGCGCTTAA
- the srlA gene encoding PTS glucitol/sorbitol transporter subunit IIC: MDFLVKLAEGFIGMFQAGGETFMGMFTGIIPTLVCLILAVNALIKIVGEERIDRFARKCTKNIILRYTLFPLLAVFFLTNPMAYTFGKFLPERQKPAFYDSAVSLVHPITGLFPHANAAELFVYMGIAQGITALGLSVGPLAIRFFIVGMIVILIRGIITERITIMMMKRQNISIND; encoded by the coding sequence ATGGATTTCTTAGTGAAGTTGGCAGAAGGGTTTATCGGCATGTTCCAAGCGGGTGGCGAGACATTCATGGGCATGTTTACTGGTATTATTCCAACGTTAGTTTGTTTGATTCTTGCTGTAAACGCTTTAATTAAAATTGTTGGGGAAGAGAGAATCGACCGCTTTGCCCGGAAATGTACAAAAAATATTATTTTACGCTATACATTGTTTCCACTATTAGCGGTATTCTTTTTAACAAATCCGATGGCATACACATTCGGTAAATTTTTACCGGAACGTCAGAAGCCAGCGTTTTACGATTCGGCAGTTTCGCTTGTGCATCCGATAACAGGGTTGTTCCCGCACGCGAATGCGGCAGAACTTTTTGTCTATATGGGAATTGCACAGGGAATTACCGCACTTGGCTTATCGGTTGGGCCACTTGCTATTCGATTCTTTATTGTTGGTATGATCGTGATCTTGATCCGTGGGATTATCACAGAACGAATTACAATTATGATGATGAAACGACAAAATATTTCTATCAATGATTGA
- a CDS encoding SDR family NAD(P)-dependent oxidoreductase, translating into MDIMLNGKTALVIGGSSPMISAICTQLAESGVHVWHQLFKQEKQEKVPLVTSIVADVRNPNDMKKLITTILNESEKIDLLINASPMEPACLLSELAVEDWLRVFEFHIDVPFLSCREIIPQMVRQGGGAVVNISSSAAITGEGGPHFAAAKSTLNAMTRGLAREYRGQGIQVNGVAPSPFTKDEEENRSIAASTAAMVVLLCSEYGRRFSGETIMIDGGESVG; encoded by the coding sequence ATGGACATTATGCTTAATGGGAAAACAGCACTGGTCATTGGTGGAAGTAGTCCAATGATTTCAGCGATTTGTACACAACTTGCAGAATCCGGTGTGCACGTCTGGCATCAACTATTTAAACAAGAGAAACAGGAAAAAGTCCCACTGGTTACATCTATTGTGGCCGATGTGCGAAATCCAAATGACATGAAAAAGTTAATAACAACTATTTTAAATGAAAGTGAAAAAATTGATTTATTAATCAATGCTTCTCCTATGGAGCCTGCCTGCTTATTGAGTGAGTTGGCAGTAGAAGACTGGTTAAGGGTATTTGAATTTCATATAGATGTCCCTTTTCTTTCTTGTAGAGAAATTATTCCACAAATGGTTCGGCAAGGCGGCGGTGCCGTCGTAAATATTTCTTCATCCGCAGCAATTACGGGAGAAGGTGGACCCCATTTTGCTGCTGCGAAAAGTACATTAAATGCGATGACGCGTGGGTTGGCTCGTGAATACCGCGGCCAAGGTATCCAGGTGAATGGAGTAGCCCCTTCTCCCTTTACAAAAGATGAAGAAGAGAATCGAAGTATAGCCGCTTCGACAGCTGCGATGGTAGTCCTTCTCTGTTCGGAATATGGTAGGCGTTTCAGTGGAGAAACAATCATGATTGATGGAGGGGAAAGTGTTGGATAA
- a CDS encoding transcriptional regulator GutM, with protein MWGYLLGGFVSLWLLQIYLSTLQMKHYKATVQDMSRRDSGYLGVGVEKKKLGSGTVIILVTNTEGIVEDCRVMSGVTVFIKFKECKRFIGEHISMLQDDKWTVSLEMAVEKIKQQMGKVATA; from the coding sequence ATGTGGGGATACCTATTGGGCGGATTTGTTAGCTTGTGGTTACTTCAAATTTATTTATCGACATTGCAAATGAAACATTATAAAGCAACGGTTCAGGATATGAGCAGACGTGATAGCGGTTATCTGGGGGTTGGGGTAGAAAAAAAGAAACTTGGTTCGGGAACGGTTATTATTCTTGTGACTAACACAGAGGGGATTGTTGAGGATTGTCGTGTGATGAGTGGTGTAACTGTTTTTATTAAATTCAAAGAATGTAAGCGGTTTATTGGGGAGCATATTTCGATGCTTCAAGATGATAAATGGACAGTATCGCTCGAAATGGCCGTCGAAAAAATTAAGCAACAAATGGGGAAAGTCGCAACTGCATAA
- a CDS encoding zinc-dependent dehydrogenase produces the protein MKSAVFYDKHDIRYEEHPIPEIGVGEVLLKMEICGLCGTDIHKVLGETVPSSSVLGHEVSGTIVKVGHGIEDYKEGDRVYVAHHVPCFTCHYCQRKMYTLCKQFKETNLDPGGFSEYIRVPALHVKHTMGKLPNDVTFEQGALVEPVACCLHGFESIRIRPGDSVLILGAGQIGCIQIQIVRHLLAGQIIVSDINPYRLEQSLQFGADYTVNSQHENMVEKVMQLTGGNGVDHVIISAGINSLLPQAMECVRRGGTILVFAPFKNENISIPAERFFNDEIKVIGSYSSNPYNYEIALQMIQQGVIATEKMVTHRFPLSQLLEAIQCAHNPNEHVLKVLITP, from the coding sequence ATGAAATCGGCGGTTTTTTACGATAAGCATGATATTCGATACGAAGAGCACCCCATTCCGGAAATTGGAGTAGGAGAAGTTCTATTGAAGATGGAGATATGTGGGTTATGTGGCACGGATATTCATAAAGTACTGGGCGAAACAGTACCTTCTTCAAGTGTGCTTGGCCATGAGGTTTCTGGAACAATTGTCAAGGTAGGGCATGGTATCGAGGATTATAAAGAAGGTGATCGAGTGTACGTTGCTCACCACGTACCTTGCTTTACCTGCCATTATTGCCAACGAAAGATGTATACACTATGTAAACAATTTAAAGAAACAAATCTTGATCCAGGTGGATTTTCTGAATATATCCGTGTTCCAGCGCTACACGTCAAGCATACAATGGGCAAGTTACCTAATGATGTGACGTTCGAGCAAGGTGCATTGGTAGAACCAGTTGCCTGCTGTCTACATGGATTTGAATCAATTCGTATTCGTCCAGGAGACTCAGTACTTATTTTGGGAGCAGGGCAGATTGGCTGTATTCAAATCCAGATTGTGCGGCACCTGCTGGCAGGCCAGATTATTGTCAGTGATATTAACCCTTATCGTCTGGAACAATCGCTACAGTTTGGCGCAGATTACACGGTGAATAGCCAACATGAAAATATGGTGGAAAAAGTTATGCAGTTAACAGGTGGAAATGGTGTTGACCATGTAATTATTTCCGCAGGAATCAACAGTTTACTACCGCAAGCGATGGAGTGTGTCAGACGCGGCGGAACGATTCTAGTGTTTGCACCTTTCAAAAATGAAAATATATCAATTCCAGCAGAGCGATTTTTCAATGATGAGATTAAAGTAATTGGCTCATATTCATCGAATCCATACAATTATGAAATTGCGCTACAAATGATACAACAAGGCGTTATTGCTACAGAGAAGATGGTTACGCATCGCTTTCCACTATCGCAATTACTTGAAGCTATTCAATGTGCACATAATCCGAATGAACATGTGTTAAAAGTGCTAATCACTCCTTAA